The region GAATGAGATGTAAGTATACATGCATTAGCATGAACATGATCGGTTGCCCTTATATCCAGGACCCAATTTCCGGTTCTCAGGTCATCAAGAGTCATTGTGCTAAAAAGAGCGGGAAGCAATGTGGGATGATCAGTGGACCAAGTCCATGGTGGCTGAATTGGGCCAGAAGTATGCAGATTTACTTGTGGGTTATTGTTGTTGAAATTGCCTTGCTGTTGTGATGATGTAGGCTTGCTGCCAAGAATACTTTGGCCACTCAAGGTGGGCCTGTTCCACTACTGTTGATGCTGTAATTGAGGTGGACCAACCCATGAATTTTGGGTAGACGAAGGTGCAGTTCAGAACTGTGGAGAGATGGGCGGTGGGTGATAAACCTGACTGTAGGTTTGAGAATGAGATGGCTGCCCACCGTTGGAGTCGTGTTGCTGATGTCGAGAAGTTACACCACCTCAGCGATTGTTTTGACCACCACCACCACGTCGGTTTCCACAGTTGGAGTTACCTCCACCATTGGAAGTGTTAGTCCTGACGTGTAACATGGACGGAGAGGACGAGTGATTTTCGTGAGTCTGTGTAGTGATCTGAGGATCAGAGAGAAGAGTCTCTTCCATGGCAAGCATGGATCATATCTCCGAGAATGATGGAAAAGGTTTGGTGAAGTGGATGATACTAGCAACACTATCATACTTGTTTGTGAGACCATTTAGGGCATGAAGGATGATGTTTCTTTCTTTGAGAGGTTCACCAAGCCCTTACAACAAATCAACAATTTTCTTCACCTTTTCATAGTATGCATGAACAGAAAGGTCGCCCATGGAAATGTTTCTGATTTCAGATTCTAATTGCATGGCAGTTGACTCTTTATTTTCATAGAAGAGGGAGTGAATGTTCATCAACACCTTACGTGCAATAACTTGAGGAGAGTGAGCGAAAGTGATCAGGTTCTGAGAAATAGAACCAAAGAGCCAAAGTATTACCATATTGTCAAGATGTCGCCATTGCAGATCAGTTGGAGGTTTGTTGGTCGGGTCATAAGTATCGTCTATATGGTTGAGAACATCGTATGCAATGCAGTGAGCCTTAAAGAGAGTACTCTAGAGTTCATAGTTGTATGATTGTGAATCGAGGATGAGAGGCACATAGGTCATAATGTTGGTAATTTCATATGCTTTGTGGGGAAGGGTGTTGGAAGTGCTTGATTCTCCTGGCATGATAGATGAGGAGGGAAGAACAGGAGATAATAGAGATCAGAAAAAtatggaagaagaagaaagaatgaAGACGACACAGGGAAGGATTAGCTATGCTAGGGTTGAATAACAACATGATACCATGTTAGTCACCGTATTTTCCCATGAATTGAGATGTATTACtgcaaacatataaatatatacaagGATTACAATGGGCCAATACAAAGAGGGCCAATACATACGTATAACAAAGTAATAAGCTAAAGTTTAGGCCCAAACCTGTTAAGGTTTAGATTAGGTCTCTTATGTATCGAGGTTTAACCTCACTATTTATCAATGAAACATTCTATTCTATTCTATATTCTATTCTATATCAGAGTCATGTATGCATGCATGGCCGAACATTGCATCGAGAATAAGCATAAGACTATAACTTGCCAGGAAAATGGTTTCTCACGAACATGTATCGCCCCTTGTTAGGTGGGGACATCGACTCTTTCATATATATTCCTCGCGAAGAATAAACTATAAGCTTGAAAGTTTAGTGGGGCGTACTTCATATCATACTTAGTATACATGCAAGTTTGCCGATATAGTTTTGCAGGATTGTTGGTTTTTGTTTTAAGTCGAAAAATTATGATAAAAAACTCTCAATATGGTCATATTAGCCGtttcatttaaaattaaataaaaaatacacaTTCCAAAGaactatataaaaatatatacaaaaattgCTAAACTCTTCGATTGTCATCATAACTTAATGGGGAAAGAGATGAACGGTGGCTTAAACGTTCTCCAAGGCGAATGCCACCCATTCTAGAATCCTGCAGCCGTAGCTGTCTCATAACCCATGGTGGATCACATGGTTTAAGCCACAGGGCTTCACCCGAACTCCTATGCTTAAAATCCGGTTGTCTTGGATTGATCTTGGATTTTCTTAAATCTCGCCATTCATATGGATTTGTGAAGAACACTTGCCACAAATGAAGGCGTTTTCTGTGTTTTTCTAGAATCGATTCCCCTGAATCTGTTACATGAGGAGTGGTAGGATTAGAACGATATAAAGCACATTCATTATAAGTTATATGAAAAAAATacagaaaaccaaggaatttaccTTGTATAATATTGTTGGTATTTTTATTGTTACTTGCAACATAATTTATTTCTTTCACAATAACCTGCAATGAGTTCAAGGTAAGAAGATGTTCATATGGAGAGATGCATATAGAAACATAGATATAACGGTATATGTGCTCCTATATTGATTTATGTACATATAAACCATTGATTGACTGTAGAAACATTCAGAGATCCCTTTtagcttgttttttttttttttatgagtaCAGGATACAAACCTTTGGTTGCAATATGACGTTTCCATTATTAGAAGCTAGTGTAAATGATCGTAGATACCCTGAAACATATATATAGTCATTTGGTTTTAGATGTTGGACACATAACTCTGCCATATCTTCCCACATATCCAAGAATATCCTGAAGATAACACAAAAGATTTAAGTTTTCCTACTAACAACTTACTGAATACAGACTATGAGCAAGAAGGAACACAAAACCGTATGTATGCAGTATGCTCATCTATAAATGATTTTGGCAAACTTTGGGAAGCTGAAATTACTTTCAGTTGTTAGTTATGTTAATGTCATCAAATTTCACAAGTAGTTTCCTCAAAAAAGGAGTACTACTTGGTGTGAGGTAAACAGTATATCTGATTTTGGAATGGATTACCACCTACTTAACGGAAGCTTAATAAGAGTCAGAATTAGTGAAATGAAAATCAGGGTTAATCATAGTTAAACACAACAGTAGCAATCAATCAACGACACAAAACCTAAAATCCTATAGATGCATAGGGAAATAAAATCTAGGTTAGTATGAATTCTCACATAAGAAACCTGTTTGAGCCCGATGGAGACTCGACTTTGAGGTGAGTATGAGCGCAGAGTAATCCGCCATTCGTGGTGAACTTTTTAAGAGGGGAATTGACTCTGCCAATGAAGCTGGCGTGATTTTCCAACTCCTTTTGCCACCGAATTGTGGGAGGACGTTGCGTTTTGAGAGTCTGCCGGTAGACGTCACTTCCTCTGCTCCGTTTTTCTGATTCACCGAAGAATAACGAACGACTCCGGCAGCTTTGGTCGTCGGAGGATGAAGAGAAGAGTCTATGTGCTTGAAGATGTCGAGAACACGGTGAAGATATAAACAATCGCACCAGAGGCCGGAGACGACAAACGGTAGTGTCCATGGTCCGGGGTTTAGCTTCCGGTGTGCTGAGGTTGTGGACTTATAGTTATTGGGCTTGAATTCAATTGGGTCAATTTTGAACTTTTGATTAATGTTTTAGCCTGAAATGAGAAACAATAACCCAAAATGTTACCTCGACAATTATTATCCCATACACCAAAGTAATCATTACTTTTTTCATTTTTGactttttagaaaaataaaatagTGTTCACCAAGGTTTTATCAATAAAAGTATTGGACAATTGCAAAGCCAATGAAGATTTAACAACAAAACAAATTATAGAAGCTACTAAGGTTTTATCAATAAACCACAAAGTGAAGAATAGCCAGAAGCAGGTGGCTGTAACACTTTTGATTAAGAAAAAAATCATTTGAACAAACATAGACAGAAGAATAGAAGCACAAAAGAGATTTCAGAAATACGaagcataaataaaatcaatTGTTTTAAGAGAGCATGAATGGGTTTACTGACTTTAAAATCGCAAACTACAATTTAGTAATTTTCAAAGCACACAAAAGTTTTACGATTTTCAAATTTCAAGAAAGAATCATAAATAGAATCAATGACTTTCAAACACAAGATCAAAAGAAGCACAAATGAGCTTACTAATGTTGAAATACAAACTAGAGTATCCTGATTTTCAAAACAAACAAAAGTTTCTGATTTCCAAAATGTAGTACGAAATATGTTTCTCCAAACCCAGACAGCCTACTGTGAGAAATAAGAACTaagaagaataaaaaaaattcagAAGCATTACAAACCGATTTAGATTCCAGAAAACCATAATTGATAAAGAAACAGAGTTAGAAGATTACATCCCAAATTCGGGCTTTGCCCTGATTGAAAATTGAATCTAGATATTTCGATATTCAACTTCCATAGCATGAAATCAGATGTCGAATGTTGTGTGAAATTTGATTCAGATTAGAGAGAgatttgttggtgattttatatcatcaatattatttaagtgtaataggattaaatttgttgaccaaaagtgatcttgTTGAATATTAAACAAGTTAGGATGGTGCAGGAGTGCACACTTGTTCAAGTTTTTCATGATCCAAAGTACACTGTTATTTAGGGGTgaagcccctgaacgaacgggAGTCCGTGAGCAGCGCCCCTGGCGggttccaaggggcagagcccctagcTGGGGTCAAGCTGACAGGTCAGCacaaggttttttttttatttggactATGTTGCTATATTAAAAAATGCATCAAAAATCCTATTTTACCAGAATCTGTTGAAGATGAACCTTTGGAGGCAACAAGAAGGAGATCAAAGtgggaaaatgatgattacatatgTCGTGGTCATATTCTCAATGGTATGTCTGACTCTCTTTTTGATATCTATCAAAATTTCGAATCTGCAAAAGAACTGTGGGATTCTCTTGAATCTAAGTACATGGATGAagatgcttctagcaagaagtttgTTGTCGGTAACTTTATGGATTACAAGATGGTTGACTCCAGGCTTGTTATAGAACAATTCCATGAAATGTTAAGGATTTTGGGACAGTTTTCTTTAGGGGTGTCGAACAGGTAAAATTTTTGGGTTTCGGGTAGAATgggtatttccttaagaaaataatacccgatacgCGACGTATATTGTAATTCggattttcgggtttcgggtattcgggtttgaggtcgggtctggtaattatcgggtatacctgaaaatttcttaaatgacacttattgatattttttttacatgttggttggtttaataaagaattGGGTAGGTTAATACtccatacaattaacaagtacatctataataacaatacaaatcattataatatgttatgtacttttttaattccATTACGTGCGATAGAGAGAAACTAAGAATTGTGATGACGGTTTAGGACTTCAGCTTCAGCGTCGTATTCCCTTTGCAAGTTTGTGTCGACTGTCGAGCCGTCGTTCATAAAAAGGAAACGAagagttttgttttatttgaagtgtgcgtacgtgattgcattgtatatttggtattatttaagaaacgaattcgggtatacccgaaaataaatattcatacctaaaacccgacctatattattatcaGGTTATCCTATTACCCGAATGTTTATACCCGTTATTcgttctacccgacccattctacccgaattcggaacgggtcgggtgggtagaacgggtttcgggTTTTTTCGACAGGCCTAGTTTGCTCAACACAATCTGAAAATGGATGAAGCCATTTTTATGGTTGTCATCATTGAAAAACTACCGCCTTACTGGAAGGATTATAAACACAATCTGAAAGATAATAAAGAGGAATTGACTTTGACTCAACTTGGAAGCCATTTAAGGATTGAAGAGTCCATAAGAactcaagaacttgataacaatcctAAAGGCAAGAACCAAGTTGGTTCCTCTTTTGTGAACATGGTGGAAGGAGAAAGTTCAAGGAATCCCAAGAAGTCTAATGGAAAAAgaaagtttaaaggaaaggataACAAGTCTTCAAACAAGAAGGCTAAGTTGGTTTGTTGGAATTGTAACAAACCGGgtcacttcaagaaggattgtcgtCTTCACAAAGTGAACAAGGATGTTGTTGGACCAAGTGGATCCAATGAACCAAAAAAAGAACAAGGTCAGATTTCTATTTTCATGCAGAATTCTAAATATATTCAAAATTATATTTCTGTGATTTCTGAAGCATTTTATGTGCAAGATGATAATGTTGCATGGTGGGTTAATTCGGGAGCAACAAGTCATGTTTGCAAAGATCTATATTGGTTCAAGGACTTTCAACCAATTGAAGATGGATCTGTTGTGAAGATGGGAAATGTTGCAACTGAACCAATCAAGGGCATAGGATCTGTTTTACTTACTTTTACTTTTGGGAAATGTTTGTgtttgaacaatgttttatatgttctagggattcgtaagaatctcgtgtctgaaattgtattaaataattgtggttacaaacaagtgttagaaagtgacaagtatatcttgtcaagacatggttcttttatGAGATTTGGCTATATATGTAATGGAATGATTAGGCTTAATATTAGTTATCCTTCTAGTGATAATTTTGTTTGCATGGCTTCTAGTAGTACTAGCAATAATTTTCATAAATCTGAATTATGACATGCTAGACTAAGACACATTCATTACAAGAGATTAAAAGACATGTCAAAAATGAGTTTAATTCCTGCTTTTGATatgcaaaataatgaaaaatTTAAAACATGCATGCTAACTAAAATCACTAGACAACCTTTCAAAGATGTTGTTAGGGAAAGCAAGGTGTTAGATcttatactgtcacacccccgaaccagacgacagaaacgtctgagggctcgtgtGGCTatcaattgaaatatcatcacaatgaatatacatgaacaacacatacatcactaacattacatagtacaattgtcattgttcacatcaagtacattatttaaacattacatacccatagcataaattgtttgagagtcacaaaacataacatcctagCACACTTGGTATCTTTCTTCAGCTTATCTGttacctgggaatacaagttgttttgaaaacgtcaacatatataatgttggtgacttcataagcatgtttgatataaattttgtttgtattatttgtaaaacccagaaaatccaatattttctgtacAAAAACTATTTGCGAAGAAGATGTGATGATCCCATAagtgcatgtgtatgtgatttcaAACATGTAAAAGTCATTGTTATTCAAATTTGATTATTGTATTATAGTTGTTGAGTGTACGAGTGAGTAAGGTTGttcccccggaaaacccgatgttttccgaaaaAAATAGTATGACATTCTTGTATTATTGTATCATCACAACAAATGAATACGATTTCCCATGATTACTTAGATGGTATTGGATTTCTATGTTAGTCGTcataaccatgcataataatgactagttcgtttgtcttggcattctagcgaatgCCGGTATTgaattaagattttgtcaccctagactggccgagtctaactgtagcgaacaattcaggtgtggggaagtcacccccatatagatttatacacaaactctcgctctccctccatgagactctggttataactacagactacgaccgacacttattAGTGTCACCCATTATTTCCCACTAAATCCAACTGAAATTGAATAACCTTGTTTAAAAACTTGATTTATGTTTACTTGAATAAAAGGGTAAGTCTAACAGACGAAGAGAAGAGGGCAGCAGAGGCCcactaatcatgtatgttattataGGTTGTCGAGTATGCGACGGACATGTTAGCCCATTACGCATATAATTGGTtcggaccttactagcaatgaaaatgggccactaaggcccaatagcatgttAAAGTCATTGAGGGTTTAttaggcatgtaattgggtcacctgaggcccaataaacatgtgtgattatattgggcccaataatcatgttattgggccacaaaggcccaatagcacGTATTGAAGGTATTTGAGCACAACCTTTGAATCACTTATGTTTTATCGAGTTTAAGATCGTATTGTTGGTATTTGTGGTATGCTAAATGTTTATTCACAATAAAAAAATATCTTAACGTTtgatttataacaaagttttcattatatatatatatatatatatatatatatatatatatatatatatatatattgtaacactcgtgtttctagcctaggcatttatattgaggtgatagtctaggttaacctttgtaactcattttgaataaatgaaaaaggaattatgtgaatttattgtgaattatgtgttttatgcttaattactagggtttaattaattaaaaataaaagtaagcgtcaaaattaaagtgtaagataaagtcgatatctttacataaagttgtagtggtcgaaactaTAACATCCccttctggcacgtatcacaatattgtccgctttgggccactcggcacgaggacttcccagggggtcacccatcctggtactactcctgcccgagcatgcttaactgcagagttcttatgggatctgctgccctcacgactttaaaacgcgttgtgatagagaaggtatccacaccccttataaggaatgcttagttctcattcccagtcgatgtgggatcagatctaacccaccatggtttttctcttgaaaactttatacctcttccttagtttaagttcagacacactcgggagtgcgcccgaatccctcaaaccaaggctctgataccaacttgtaacatcccaaaaatacagtctgaaaatttcgttttaaaatagtaataaaaccatgttcatcaatcgtcatataagaatcataaagaatatatctcaaaatatcttaaaaattgtcaaatatatcagagtataaacatcccaggctgaacaaatggtgtgtgcactgcaatcttcctgagctcctcttttaaaaactgagtacctgaaaccaaaactgaaaaccgtaagcacgaagcttagtgagctcccctaaaccaccacataccatacaatacatataaagcacatactgggccttgcccactgcatcggaccgaggtccggactaactggggccttgccctctgcatcggaccgaagtccggaaactgactgggaccccgtcccctgcatcggaccgaagtccggactaattggggccttgcccctgcatcggaccgaagtccggaaactgattgGAACCCCGtccctgcatcggatcgaagtccggactaactaactgggaccccgtcccctgcatcggaccgaagtccaaaactgactgggaccccgtcccctacatcggaccgaagtccgaaactgactgggaccctgtcccctgcatcagaccgcagtccgaaactgactgggaccccgtcccctgcatcggaccgaagtacggaCTATCTGAAcacaacatagcataacatatcaactagcataaacacatatactgcatactgcatcaggccgTTGCCCGGAACAGatgacacataacacataaatcctgtctgagccacaaaggcatcaaacatactaactactgcatcggaccgaagtccggaaactactgctaactgaacgggccggcattgtggccttatacccgttcctactggaaggaaactcacctcacactgttgaagtcccgcagacacaatcccacactactgaagtcccgcagactccaccccagctgctggctgacagattcccgatctgtcaacaccaaataacacccaattaataattgggttctaacacatactataaatacatactttggataattactacattacccctaacttggcttacccaagcccaaggcccaattccataggcccaaagtcaactagggatcaaagcccaacatatggcccaattttccaaattgggcccaaacctctacatggactgcccttaaggcccaattgattagtccagtccaacatgtatcattctagggcccaatatcatacaaccatctaggccccaactatggcccatctatggcccaattttccaaattgggcccaatccttcatataggcctcaccctaaagcccaactaattactctagtccatttgattattctcggatggcccaacacaaagcccaagtgaaattagggtttcacataaaatgacaattagggttaagtgtttctcacttaacccattaagggcttattccactaaggacttaatccgttaaggacttaatccattaagtccattattgcttagattaatcctgccaatgattattattagatatttcacttattaaataattctcgtgtgtgtcctgataaattctcaaatattaatattttctcaattagctcattaaggacttagtccattaagttctttactctactagataaatggcatgtaatagtttgggcttaattcaaaatccaatcccaatggcccaaaagtgggtccaaatAGGTCCAAGGCCCAAATGCTAACAagtagggttttccacccaaacatggcccaagaggcccaaaaccaatctctaagcccattagggtttactagcggggcaccacccactaccacctcgggtagtggtggtcaatggcggctcacagcggtggccaccacctcacgatggtggttTGGTTCATTTCCATTATTCCAAAAtcaaattacattttacaaagctAAAATCTCaattaaccacacacacacacactaaactaatcacacacacaaccacaccatggtggccggcTGTGGctcgtggcggcagccaccacctcacggtggtggtggcccTTCTTCTCACTTTTCCGACCAAGCATGGCACACACATAACACACACTAAGAAAAATACTCTTCTATGCTCGGGAAATGGATCCAAAACTCCCACCTACGGTGGTCGGAGGTGGCAGAGTGGCGACTGAAGACGACAGTACCCCACCACGACTATGGTGGTGGCACAAAAGTAGATAATGGTGGCAGGAGGCGCACACAACATCGATTCCTGAACCACACAGGGCTTGGTTCTCCGATCCGGCGACTCTGATTGCGCGCACGACTCCAG is a window of Lactuca sativa cultivar Salinas chromosome 1, Lsat_Salinas_v11, whole genome shotgun sequence DNA encoding:
- the LOC111876230 gene encoding protein OSB1, mitochondrial isoform X2, with translation MDTTVCRLRPLVRLFISSPCSRHLQAHRLFSSSSDDQSCRSRSLFFGESEKRSRGSDVYRQTLKTQRPPTIRWQKELENHASFIGRVNSPLKKFTTNGGLLCAHTHLKVESPSGSNRIFLDMWEDMAELCVQHLKPNDYIYVSGYLRSFTLASNNGNVILQPKVIVKEINYVASNNKNTNNIIQDSGESILEKHRKRLHLWQVFFTNPYEWRDLRKSKINPRQPDFKHRSSGEALWLKPCDPPWVMRQLRLQDSRMGGIRLGERLSHRSSLSPLSYDDNRRV
- the LOC111876230 gene encoding protein OSB1, mitochondrial isoform X1 yields the protein MDTTVCRLRPLVRLFISSPCSRHLQAHRLFSSSSDDQSCRSRSLFFGESEKRSRGSDVYRQTLKTQRPPTIRWQKELENHASFIGRVNSPLKKFTTNGGLLCAHTHLKVESPSGSNRFLMIFLDMWEDMAELCVQHLKPNDYIYVSGYLRSFTLASNNGNVILQPKVIVKEINYVASNNKNTNNIIQDSGESILEKHRKRLHLWQVFFTNPYEWRDLRKSKINPRQPDFKHRSSGEALWLKPCDPPWVMRQLRLQDSRMGGIRLGERLSHRSSLSPLSYDDNRRV